A single Pseudoalteromonas phenolica DNA region contains:
- a CDS encoding EAL domain-containing protein — protein sequence MYCADCEKIESYFYNETCFWIFFPTLESVNKAIVFCGQNHYQAVQKDDKCLAIMIKHAQIKRFLFGLYGEFEPSELACTKITTTDGSELSISDMGKIVTADVLINRFNSTWISESIDKENYETHFQPIFKLEDNNIKPYAFEGLFRIRDEFNNIVPPAHVFKLAESSNLLYSIDLIARRSAVSHFSKAKLDGKLFINFDPSSVYDPSYCLRATASAINALGIKPEDVVFEITETHSVQDESVMRGILNFYRNAGFGVALDDIGSGWSGLNMLHKYRPDYVKIDMDLVRDLDTDPYKQTIVKHLVHIAKDNNIKVIAEGIETQGEFEILKSFGTDYYQGFLLQKPTLAEQTVKSERAKEIDNILRGIK from the coding sequence ATGTACTGTGCAGATTGCGAAAAGATAGAAAGTTATTTTTACAACGAAACGTGTTTTTGGATATTCTTTCCAACATTAGAAAGTGTAAACAAGGCAATAGTTTTTTGTGGACAAAATCATTATCAAGCAGTACAAAAAGACGACAAATGTCTCGCTATCATGATTAAACATGCGCAAATAAAACGCTTCCTGTTTGGTTTATATGGTGAATTTGAGCCCTCTGAATTGGCTTGTACAAAGATAACTACAACAGACGGTAGTGAGCTTTCGATAAGTGATATGGGGAAAATCGTCACGGCAGATGTTCTAATCAACCGTTTCAACAGTACATGGATATCAGAGTCCATTGACAAAGAAAATTATGAGACTCATTTTCAGCCAATTTTTAAACTAGAAGATAATAATATAAAACCATATGCGTTCGAGGGACTTTTTAGAATAAGAGATGAGTTCAATAACATTGTGCCACCAGCCCATGTTTTTAAGCTAGCAGAGAGCTCAAATCTGCTTTATTCAATTGATTTAATTGCCAGACGCTCTGCCGTCTCTCATTTCAGCAAAGCTAAATTAGATGGCAAGCTATTCATTAATTTTGACCCCTCAAGTGTATATGATCCCTCTTATTGTTTGAGAGCCACAGCTTCAGCAATTAATGCCTTGGGCATAAAACCCGAAGATGTTGTTTTTGAGATTACAGAAACACATAGTGTTCAGGACGAGTCTGTAATGCGTGGCATTTTAAACTTCTACAGAAATGCGGGGTTCGGTGTCGCACTAGATGATATAGGCTCAGGTTGGTCAGGGTTAAATATGTTGCATAAATATCGCCCTGATTATGTAAAGATTGATATGGATTTAGTACGAGATTTGGATACCGACCCTTATAAGCAAACCATAGTTAAACATTTAGTTCATATCGCTAAAGACAATAACATCAAAGTGATCGCTGAAGGTATTGAGACTCAAGGCGAATTTGAAATATTAAAATCATTTGGTACAGATTATTATCAAGGTTTTTTGTTACAAAAACCAACGCTCGCAGAACAAACTGTCAAGTCTGAAAGAGCCAAAGAAATTGACAACATTCTAAGAGGGATCAAATAA
- a CDS encoding DUF5690 family protein translates to MNSLSLWQVPAKWLRPAQGLAFVAFAACSAFMTYFCMYAFRKPFSVNSYTELDQEHWLVSFKIALILSQVFGYLVAKFIGVKVIAEMQHANRAKTILWMIVSAELALILFAISPSPLNVIWLFFNGLSLGMIWGLVFSYLEGRKTTELLGAVLSVTFILASGLVRTVGKWLMVEIQVSEMWMPAVTGAIFLPLLVISVFCLNSLPAPTTSDEQARQKRAPMNGAQRWAFFKEYGVGITLLVLSFLLFTGFRDFRDNFSSEIWHALGYGQEPAIFAYAGVRVALIVLIALAALVLIKNNRIAFFANHGFILLGTALLATSTWAFEQSLLDAKAWMVLLGAGLYISYIPYNCFLFDRMISAVGSTANAGFLLYLADSAGYVGSVGILLYKTFGSPELSWLSFFIMACYWVAAIASVLVVSSLLYFSFKLKPFRPGYSLQPAHQN, encoded by the coding sequence ATGAACTCTTTATCGCTTTGGCAAGTGCCGGCAAAATGGTTAAGGCCAGCTCAAGGGCTCGCTTTTGTTGCATTTGCTGCTTGTAGTGCGTTTATGACGTATTTCTGTATGTATGCATTTCGAAAGCCCTTTTCGGTTAATAGTTATACCGAGCTAGATCAAGAACACTGGCTCGTCAGTTTCAAAATAGCTTTGATTTTATCGCAAGTATTTGGCTACTTAGTGGCTAAATTTATCGGTGTAAAAGTCATTGCTGAGATGCAGCATGCAAACCGAGCAAAAACCATTCTATGGATGATAGTGAGTGCCGAACTTGCCTTGATCTTATTTGCTATCTCACCTTCACCACTCAATGTGATTTGGTTATTTTTTAATGGCTTATCGCTTGGCATGATCTGGGGTCTGGTTTTTAGCTACCTAGAAGGGCGTAAAACCACTGAGTTACTTGGTGCAGTGTTAAGTGTAACGTTTATTCTTGCGTCGGGCTTAGTTCGTACTGTGGGTAAATGGCTTATGGTTGAAATACAGGTATCAGAAATGTGGATGCCAGCAGTAACTGGCGCCATTTTCTTACCTCTTTTGGTTATCTCTGTGTTTTGTTTGAACAGTTTACCCGCGCCTACAACATCAGATGAGCAAGCCAGACAAAAAAGAGCCCCAATGAACGGCGCGCAAAGGTGGGCGTTTTTTAAAGAATACGGGGTTGGGATCACCTTACTGGTACTAAGTTTCTTACTCTTCACAGGGTTTAGAGATTTTCGAGATAATTTTTCTTCAGAAATTTGGCATGCACTTGGATATGGACAAGAGCCTGCAATTTTTGCTTATGCAGGCGTTCGAGTCGCTTTAATTGTCTTAATTGCGTTAGCGGCTTTGGTATTGATTAAAAATAACCGTATCGCATTTTTTGCAAATCATGGTTTTATCTTGTTGGGCACGGCTTTACTGGCAACAAGTACATGGGCGTTTGAGCAGAGTCTGCTGGATGCTAAAGCGTGGATGGTGTTACTTGGTGCAGGGCTTTATATTAGTTACATCCCCTATAATTGCTTTCTATTTGACCGAATGATCTCAGCAGTTGGCTCAACCGCAAATGCTGGGTTTTTGCTTTATCTCGCAGACTCAGCAGGTTATGTCGGCTCAGTTGGCATTTTACTCTACAAAACGTTTGGATCACCAGAGTTAAGCTGGTTGAGCTTTTTCATTATGGCTTGTTACTGGGTAGCGGCAATTGCCAGTGTGCTGGTGGTTAGCTCCTTGTTGTATTTCAGTTTCAAACTCAAACCTTTTAGACCTGGTTACTCTCTACAACCAGCACATCAAAACTAA
- the phnW gene encoding 2-aminoethylphosphonate--pyruvate transaminase, with the protein MKNNYLLLTPGPLSTSKTVKEAMLQDWCTWDDDYNLEVVEKIRTQLCSLAGSTELLTATLMQGSGTASVEAALGTFTSRKDTLLVINNGAYGARINQISDYLNINFISLDFAETHYPDIDLIEQTLQENPHISHVAMVHCETTTGMLNPLEAVAELVTRYNKTFILDAMSSFGGIPIDMIKLGVDVLISSSNKCIQGVPGFGFVICKDSLISQCQGNARSLSLDLYEQWQTMEQNRGKWRFTSPTHVVRAFSQALIELESEGGIAARYNRYKSNQSLLVNGMKELGFETLLPALFHSPIITSFYSPNEPEYDFKQFYERLKSLGYVIYPGKVSDADCFRIGNIGEVYQKDIEGLLQAVYEAKYW; encoded by the coding sequence ATGAAAAATAACTATTTATTACTTACCCCAGGGCCCCTCAGTACATCCAAAACAGTAAAAGAAGCCATGTTACAAGATTGGTGTACTTGGGACGACGATTACAACCTAGAGGTTGTTGAAAAAATTAGAACTCAATTATGTTCTCTTGCAGGTAGCACTGAATTATTAACTGCCACTTTAATGCAAGGCAGTGGCACAGCGTCGGTTGAAGCGGCTCTAGGGACTTTTACCTCTAGAAAAGACACCTTACTTGTTATTAACAATGGTGCTTATGGTGCACGTATTAATCAAATCTCAGACTATCTCAACATCAATTTCATTAGTCTAGACTTTGCAGAGACCCACTATCCTGACATTGACCTAATTGAGCAAACGCTTCAAGAAAACCCACACATTAGCCATGTTGCTATGGTTCATTGCGAAACGACAACAGGCATGCTTAATCCATTGGAAGCAGTTGCCGAGCTTGTGACTCGCTACAACAAAACGTTTATTCTTGATGCAATGAGTAGTTTCGGTGGTATTCCCATTGATATGATAAAGCTAGGAGTTGATGTTTTAATTAGCTCTTCAAATAAGTGCATTCAGGGTGTCCCTGGCTTTGGTTTTGTGATCTGCAAAGACTCTTTGATTTCACAGTGTCAAGGTAATGCCCGTTCACTTTCTCTAGATCTGTATGAACAATGGCAGACTATGGAGCAAAACAGAGGTAAATGGCGTTTTACTTCACCTACACACGTAGTGAGAGCATTTTCTCAAGCACTGATTGAACTTGAAAGTGAAGGTGGTATTGCAGCAAGGTATAACCGCTATAAATCGAACCAATCGTTACTTGTCAATGGTATGAAAGAACTGGGCTTTGAGACACTTTTGCCCGCTCTTTTTCATTCACCAATAATTACCTCGTTTTATTCACCTAACGAACCTGAATATGACTTTAAACAATTTTATGAAAGGCTAAAGTCGCTTGGCTACGTTATCTATCCAGGAAAAGTTTCAGACGCTGATTGCTTTAGAATAGGCAACATTGGTGAAGTGTATCAAAAAGACATAGAAGGCTTACTTCAAGCCGTTTATGAAGCGAAATACTGGTAG
- a CDS encoding fatty acid desaturase family protein, giving the protein MKQINFEQLALQLDEVKQLTQARVGQDDANYIRKVIVWQRVFEWSGRILLMLGFWQPLLWVVGVLSLAIGKILDNMEIGHNVMHGQYDWMNDKFINSRAYEWDIACDGSSWNRVHNYEHHTYTNIIGKDRDFGYGLLRLSNDFRWRVKNLWQFITYVLLSVLFQWGVSYHEMAAERVFFGKKKDNRDNKVSHAELKKRFFSKGAKQLVKDYVIFPILAGPLFLWVFCGNLVANLLRNLWTSTIIFCGHFTEHVHTFTEEECKNESKGQWYYRQALGSSNLKGRKWFHILTGHLSFQIEHHLFPDLPAKRYPEIAPKVQQIFQQHGIHYNTGGFWRQYGSVLKRIIRYSFP; this is encoded by the coding sequence ATGAAACAAATAAATTTTGAACAGTTAGCTTTGCAACTTGATGAAGTAAAACAACTAACACAGGCGAGAGTGGGACAAGATGATGCTAATTACATTCGTAAAGTCATTGTCTGGCAGAGAGTATTTGAGTGGAGCGGCAGAATTTTATTGATGTTAGGATTCTGGCAGCCGTTACTGTGGGTAGTGGGGGTCTTAAGTCTTGCGATCGGCAAGATCTTAGACAACATGGAAATTGGTCATAACGTGATGCATGGTCAATACGATTGGATGAATGACAAGTTCATTAATTCTCGCGCCTATGAATGGGATATTGCTTGTGATGGCAGTAGTTGGAACAGGGTACATAACTACGAACATCACACTTATACCAATATAATCGGTAAAGACAGAGATTTTGGTTATGGCCTTTTGAGGTTATCGAATGACTTCAGGTGGCGTGTAAAAAACCTTTGGCAGTTTATTACTTACGTTTTATTGAGCGTGCTTTTTCAGTGGGGCGTGTCTTATCATGAGATGGCGGCTGAGCGGGTTTTCTTTGGTAAAAAGAAAGACAACCGAGATAATAAAGTATCACACGCAGAACTTAAAAAGCGCTTCTTTAGCAAAGGGGCTAAGCAATTGGTTAAAGATTATGTCATTTTCCCAATTCTAGCAGGGCCGCTCTTTCTATGGGTTTTTTGTGGTAATTTAGTCGCAAACTTATTAAGAAACTTATGGACTTCAACTATTATTTTTTGCGGGCATTTTACGGAGCATGTTCATACTTTTACCGAAGAAGAGTGTAAAAATGAAAGCAAAGGGCAGTGGTATTACCGTCAAGCTTTGGGCTCATCAAACCTCAAAGGCCGCAAATGGTTTCACATTTTAACAGGGCATTTAAGCTTTCAGATAGAACACCATTTGTTTCCAGACTTACCGGCGAAGCGATACCCAGAAATAGCCCCGAAAGTGCAACAAATCTTTCAGCAGCATGGTATTCACTACAATACGGGCGGATTTTGGCGCCAATACGGCTCAGTCTTAAAACGTATTATTCGATATTCATTTCCTTAG
- a CDS encoding pirin family protein yields the protein MALKLFATEHDIGGLNVKRLLPHMKKRMVGPFIFFDHMGPTTFSQGEGIDVKPHPHIGLSTLTYLVEGRILHRDSLGNNLEIAPGDVNWMTAGTGITHSERESVETRASKHAINGLQSWIALPAHLEDIAPAFTHVKREALPQIVKDGVMTRLIAGNAYGLSSPIKTYSEMFYLDVIGAAGKTIEVPNPDFETAFYVLYGQVTINGETISPYELVLLNDTETTIEFSKNSRVILLGGEKWQHVPYIHWNFVSFSKEKIEQAKQNWKDGKFPEIPSDKLERVEY from the coding sequence ATGGCATTAAAATTATTCGCAACAGAACATGATATTGGTGGCCTAAACGTAAAACGTTTACTTCCCCACATGAAAAAACGCATGGTTGGGCCATTTATATTTTTCGACCACATGGGTCCGACTACTTTTTCTCAAGGTGAAGGGATTGATGTCAAACCGCATCCACACATTGGTCTCTCTACCTTGACTTATTTAGTTGAAGGCAGAATTTTACATAGAGATTCATTGGGTAATAACTTAGAAATCGCGCCTGGAGATGTAAATTGGATGACAGCAGGCACAGGTATTACCCATTCTGAAAGAGAAAGCGTCGAAACAAGAGCAAGCAAACATGCAATCAACGGCTTACAATCTTGGATTGCCTTACCTGCACACCTTGAAGATATTGCACCTGCATTTACACATGTGAAGCGAGAAGCACTGCCACAAATAGTTAAAGATGGTGTTATGACCCGTCTCATAGCGGGTAATGCCTATGGTTTAAGCTCACCAATCAAAACCTATTCAGAAATGTTTTATCTTGATGTAATTGGTGCTGCAGGTAAAACAATTGAGGTACCTAACCCAGACTTTGAAACCGCATTCTATGTTTTATATGGTCAAGTCACTATCAACGGAGAGACTATCTCACCCTATGAGCTTGTATTATTAAATGATACAGAAACAACAATTGAGTTTTCCAAAAACAGCCGTGTTATTTTACTTGGTGGAGAAAAATGGCAGCATGTGCCTTATATTCATTGGAACTTTGTATCGTTTAGTAAAGAAAAAATAGAACAAGCAAAACAAAACTGGAAAGATGGTAAATTTCCAGAGATCCCATCTGATAAACTAGAGCGTGTGGAGTATTAA
- the phnX gene encoding phosphonoacetaldehyde hydrolase, with protein MKHIEALILDWAGTVVDYGSIAPTSIFVEAFKQGFDFEISLEEARGPMGMGKWDHIHALLNTGSIQVRWQNQFGRLPNQEDVDQIYNTFMPLQQAKVADRAAPIEGVLPVIHRLQSDNVKIGSCSGYPKPVMDVLVPAATEYGYKPDCVVASDECEAGSRPGPWMALENVQKLGISRVSACVKVDDSVHGISEGLNAGMWTVGIAITGNAIGLSEQEWADESEASQVALTRKAYAQLASAGAHYVIDSLADIEPILHVIEARIARGERP; from the coding sequence ATGAAACATATTGAAGCGCTAATTTTAGATTGGGCGGGCACCGTTGTGGATTATGGCTCAATCGCACCCACGAGTATTTTTGTTGAGGCTTTTAAGCAAGGGTTTGATTTTGAGATTAGTCTTGAAGAAGCTCGAGGCCCAATGGGAATGGGGAAATGGGACCATATTCATGCTTTATTGAATACAGGCTCGATCCAAGTTCGTTGGCAAAATCAATTCGGTCGTTTACCTAATCAAGAAGATGTTGACCAAATTTACAATACATTTATGCCCTTACAGCAGGCTAAAGTAGCTGACCGTGCTGCACCAATCGAAGGCGTTCTACCTGTGATACATCGATTGCAATCCGATAACGTCAAGATAGGTAGTTGCTCAGGGTATCCAAAACCTGTGATGGATGTTTTGGTGCCTGCTGCGACAGAATATGGTTATAAACCTGATTGTGTGGTTGCAAGTGATGAGTGCGAAGCTGGCTCTCGTCCAGGGCCTTGGATGGCATTAGAAAATGTACAAAAACTGGGTATTTCTCGAGTAAGTGCCTGCGTAAAGGTAGATGATTCTGTACATGGTATTAGTGAAGGGTTAAATGCAGGGATGTGGACTGTAGGCATAGCCATTACAGGTAATGCTATTGGCTTGAGCGAGCAGGAATGGGCAGATGAGAGTGAAGCATCACAAGTGGCGCTTACTCGCAAAGCTTATGCGCAATTGGCTTCGGCGGGTGCCCATTATGTTATTGATTCACTTGCTGATATTGAGCCGATTTTACATGTGATAGAAGCCAGAATAGCAAGAGGAGAAAGACCTTAA
- a CDS encoding GntR family transcriptional regulator — protein sequence MLLYQVIRNHIQNLVNEGRLNAGSKLPSERSLQEQFNSTRITVREALARLESEGVIYSQKRKGWFVTPEKLKWHPARKVNFNALSESQGFVPSTKVIELMTPSNEHSIASFHFDDKPIYKLTRARYLDGRGVLVEEIHCLAARFNHLEKQVLNGSITDVMKQHYQVDVSHEQCNISVTVLPDYAAEILEKNSGTPCLKVQRARYDNEDNLVDFNLEFWLHDCIEMVVEGS from the coding sequence ATGTTGTTGTATCAAGTCATCCGAAATCATATTCAAAATCTTGTTAATGAGGGACGGTTAAATGCCGGTTCTAAACTTCCTTCAGAGCGCAGCTTACAAGAGCAATTCAATTCTACGAGGATCACGGTAAGAGAAGCGCTGGCTAGGTTAGAATCGGAAGGGGTAATTTACAGCCAAAAACGTAAAGGGTGGTTTGTTACTCCAGAGAAACTAAAGTGGCACCCTGCACGTAAAGTGAATTTTAATGCGTTATCTGAATCACAAGGGTTTGTGCCCTCTACCAAAGTTATTGAACTGATGACCCCTTCTAATGAGCACAGCATTGCATCTTTTCACTTTGATGATAAGCCAATTTATAAACTGACCCGAGCTCGATATTTAGATGGAAGAGGTGTATTAGTTGAAGAAATTCACTGTCTTGCAGCGCGTTTTAATCATTTAGAAAAACAAGTTTTAAATGGATCAATCACTGATGTTATGAAACAGCACTATCAGGTTGATGTTTCTCATGAACAGTGCAACATCAGTGTCACTGTGCTCCCCGATTATGCCGCTGAAATACTGGAAAAGAACAGCGGCACGCCTTGCTTAAAAGTGCAAAGAGCGCGTTATGACAACGAAGACAACTTGGTCGACTTTAATTTAGAGTTCTGGTTACATGATTGCATTGAAATGGTGGTGGAAGGAAGTTAA
- a CDS encoding flavin reductase family protein produces MQNISQFISNNLFHHKDLAGYFEPVMQVIKPAWRSGFFRSQVKGIRVLSENALKITLKPEKKWPIHTAGQHISLTIEQQGRLISRVFTIASGAKKLKETGLIDLVIRTHDKGNFTPYLGELAMNSWVNISEPMGEFIFDEQSNHTTFLAGGSGITPFIAMLDDLQENTQKHIHLLYYAKPNSHLMVDVLEKFLIRLPNFSFELLNRSQHGSFSKFVSIEHTDELLVCGPEEMYVEAEEFCKSRHIPFRAEHFQAIKPTKSLNEAARFTVKLNHGDLEVSNQDSLLSEFQSHNKPVMYGCGMGICHQCQCLKKKGIVRDIRDGSLSDNSEELIQLCVTQAVTDLELEL; encoded by the coding sequence ATGCAAAATATCTCACAATTTATTTCAAACAATTTATTTCACCACAAAGACTTAGCTGGTTATTTTGAACCTGTGATGCAAGTTATTAAGCCTGCTTGGAGAAGCGGGTTTTTTCGCTCACAGGTTAAAGGTATTCGAGTACTTAGCGAAAATGCACTTAAAATAACCCTAAAACCAGAGAAAAAATGGCCAATTCATACAGCTGGCCAGCACATTTCTTTGACAATAGAGCAACAAGGTCGGCTGATTTCTCGAGTATTCACCATTGCGTCTGGGGCGAAAAAATTAAAAGAAACGGGTTTGATTGATCTGGTGATCCGCACTCATGATAAGGGTAACTTCACTCCGTATCTTGGTGAGTTAGCTATGAACAGCTGGGTTAATATTTCCGAGCCGATGGGAGAATTCATATTTGATGAGCAAAGCAATCATACGACATTTTTAGCTGGTGGCTCCGGCATTACCCCATTCATAGCAATGTTGGATGACTTACAGGAAAACACGCAGAAACACATTCATTTACTGTATTACGCTAAGCCTAACTCGCATTTAATGGTGGATGTTTTAGAGAAATTTTTGATCAGGCTTCCTAATTTTAGTTTTGAACTACTTAATCGTAGTCAACACGGCTCATTTTCCAAGTTTGTTTCAATAGAACACACCGATGAGCTCCTCGTTTGTGGGCCAGAAGAAATGTATGTTGAAGCTGAGGAATTCTGTAAGTCACGTCACATACCCTTCAGAGCTGAACACTTTCAAGCAATTAAGCCAACTAAATCCTTAAATGAAGCTGCAAGATTCACAGTAAAACTCAATCATGGTGACTTAGAAGTCAGTAATCAAGATTCATTATTAAGTGAATTTCAATCGCACAATAAACCTGTGATGTATGGCTGTGGAATGGGTATTTGTCATCAATGTCAGTGCCTAAAAAAGAAAGGTATTGTTCGAGATATACGTGATGGCAGTTTGTCAGACAATAGCGAAGAGCTGATCCAATTGTGTGTAACTCAAGCCGTGACAGATTTGGAGTTAGAACTATGA
- a CDS encoding DMT family transporter, translating to MAWLYLSIAIISEVIGTLALKVSDGFNNLTASAICVIAYCVAFYCLSLVVKEVPVGVAYAVWSGAGIVLVTALGSLFFKQMPNIPTLLGMALIILGVIIINIFSKNMTH from the coding sequence ATGGCTTGGTTATATTTAAGTATTGCTATTATTTCAGAAGTTATCGGCACACTGGCTTTAAAAGTATCAGATGGTTTTAACAATCTTACTGCAAGCGCTATTTGTGTTATTGCCTATTGTGTTGCTTTTTATTGCCTGTCTTTAGTTGTAAAGGAAGTGCCTGTTGGCGTTGCATATGCAGTTTGGTCTGGAGCAGGCATTGTCCTTGTTACAGCTTTGGGAAGTCTCTTCTTTAAACAAATGCCTAATATTCCCACTTTATTAGGTATGGCATTGATCATTTTAGGTGTCATTATCATTAATATATTTTCTAAAAATATGACTCACTAA
- a CDS encoding FMN-dependent NADH-azoreductase yields the protein MKNVLLINTSINHDAGNSYILSNEFVDRLSKKFELTVKHRDLVKEPLEHLKQTEMLAWMTPEAQRNGEQKSLADISDNLIKELQQSDVLVIGLPMYNFGVPSQFKAWMDRIARAGVTFKYTEQGPVGLLANKKVIVLAARGGIYAGTDNDSQTSHVKSFFALLGISDVEFIYAEGLNMPSKELSIANAKEKMEVVLSSMS from the coding sequence ATGAAAAATGTTCTACTAATTAACACATCAATTAATCATGACGCTGGTAATTCTTATATTTTGAGCAATGAGTTTGTCGACAGATTGTCAAAAAAGTTCGAGTTAACAGTTAAACATCGCGACCTAGTTAAAGAGCCGTTGGAACACTTAAAGCAAACAGAAATGCTTGCTTGGATGACGCCTGAAGCGCAAAGAAACGGTGAACAAAAATCACTGGCTGATATATCAGATAATTTGATCAAAGAATTACAACAAAGCGATGTACTGGTTATTGGCTTACCTATGTATAACTTTGGTGTGCCTTCACAGTTTAAAGCTTGGATGGATAGAATCGCCAGAGCGGGTGTCACGTTTAAATACACAGAACAGGGTCCTGTTGGCCTGTTAGCAAATAAAAAAGTGATAGTGTTAGCTGCACGTGGCGGAATTTATGCAGGGACTGATAATGATTCACAAACTTCACATGTTAAATCGTTTTTTGCGCTTTTAGGGATCTCAGACGTTGAGTTCATTTATGCTGAGGGTTTGAATATGCCTAGTAAAGAACTCAGCATTGCAAATGCAAAAGAGAAAATGGAAGTTGTCTTATCTAGCATGAGCTAA
- a CDS encoding FAD-dependent oxidoreductase — protein MRYVPFWFDEAVTEADEKSASHLTHDITTDVCIIGGGFTGLWTAINLKLTKPELDVVIIEKELCGQGASGRNGGAMLTWSTKFGSLIKQVGLERAMKLVKASEQAVHDIKAFTEKYGIDCDCRVDGTFYTASNALQKNAFKPVLDLLATHQLNAWQSVTQDKLVMTGSKANLSAIFSPHAGSVQPAKLVRGLFRVAKQLGVKIYERTKYIHNQGDETLNIKTDRGMIKANKMVFAVNAWLPKLDPQFARSVVLVSSDMVISKANPETIKAMGLNHGAPIIDSRIFVNYYRTTTSGRLMLGKGGNYFSYANHVSKRFDQPSRYLEMMKHYWQYFFNHSGLEIERSWTGPSDRSVSGLPFFGQLKTQKNIYYGSGYSGNGVVQSYLGGNILASLILNKADEWRDCGLVNQPIAQFPVEPIRTLGAYMVRNAIRRKEYAEDLGKQAKLWDIYLSKYSGTAAKVDTSVNK, from the coding sequence ATGCGCTATGTGCCTTTTTGGTTTGATGAGGCGGTGACGGAGGCAGATGAAAAATCTGCCTCACACTTGACTCATGATATAACCACAGATGTATGTATTATTGGTGGTGGTTTTACAGGGCTTTGGACAGCAATTAATCTGAAGCTAACAAAACCCGAACTTGATGTTGTGATTATCGAAAAGGAGTTGTGCGGACAAGGTGCTTCAGGCAGAAATGGCGGTGCTATGCTCACTTGGTCTACAAAGTTTGGCAGTTTAATTAAGCAAGTCGGTTTAGAGCGGGCGATGAAATTGGTCAAAGCCTCTGAACAAGCGGTGCACGATATTAAAGCGTTTACTGAAAAGTATGGTATTGACTGTGATTGTCGCGTTGATGGTACCTTTTATACGGCATCGAACGCCTTACAGAAAAATGCCTTTAAACCTGTGCTCGATTTACTTGCTACACATCAACTTAATGCATGGCAAAGTGTTACACAAGATAAGCTTGTGATGACGGGGTCAAAAGCGAATTTATCTGCAATTTTTTCGCCTCATGCTGGCAGTGTTCAGCCTGCCAAATTAGTCCGAGGTTTATTTAGAGTGGCCAAGCAACTTGGTGTGAAAATATATGAACGGACAAAGTATATTCATAATCAGGGGGATGAAACTTTAAATATAAAAACCGACCGAGGCATGATCAAAGCTAATAAAATGGTGTTTGCTGTGAATGCTTGGCTTCCTAAGCTTGATCCACAATTTGCGCGTTCTGTGGTGTTAGTTTCAAGTGATATGGTTATCAGCAAAGCCAACCCAGAAACCATTAAAGCTATGGGACTGAACCATGGCGCTCCAATTATAGATAGCCGAATTTTCGTAAATTATTATCGAACCACGACATCAGGCAGACTAATGCTAGGTAAAGGCGGCAACTATTTTAGCTATGCAAATCATGTGTCAAAGAGGTTTGATCAGCCAAGTCGATATTTAGAAATGATGAAGCATTACTGGCAATATTTTTTTAATCATAGCGGTTTAGAAATCGAAAGAAGTTGGACAGGCCCGTCTGATAGAAGTGTTAGTGGGCTGCCTTTTTTTGGTCAATTAAAGACTCAGAAAAACATTTACTATGGCAGCGGATACTCAGGAAATGGCGTCGTGCAGAGCTACCTTGGCGGTAACATTTTGGCGAGTTTAATTTTGAACAAAGCAGATGAGTGGCGAGATTGTGGCTTAGTTAATCAGCCAATTGCACAATTTCCTGTTGAGCCAATTAGAACCTTAGGGGCATACATGGTGCGAAATGCTATTAGGCGAAAGGAATATGCTGAGGACTTAGGAAAACAAGCTAAACTTTGGGATATTTATCTGAGTAAATATAGTGGAACAGCCGCTAAAGTTGATACGTCAGTTAATAAATAG